The following coding sequences are from one Lolium rigidum isolate FL_2022 chromosome 6, APGP_CSIRO_Lrig_0.1, whole genome shotgun sequence window:
- the LOC124663065 gene encoding uncharacterized protein LOC124663065 gives MAAARARWRFLALPLALLLAIGSSRGLDPAPKPPVPKAISDLRDAIVKGLGLQSEELKVSGFDVRDALVGQAVAYEFDMEVGRKAVPVRLLEDVSRWDFVDLPIFRSQADADDTALAEIGRRGARGSFEPTLPPFQLAGPMELWIQDGDDVRLALPHDVEAGTLKKVVLADGAVVTVKGARAVSLRLPLELPLPLNRTTYKGRLSSLLSIAQALRGAARSNQKPLLSLRIEGPTSLSSTPSMSPNDKLKLKRLAPGQVELSSRAIPAATDDEDEPHNTGMWPLLSLNASDGSLQGLEDLLASVLAKKAGEKGTFKLLNARAAAQTYVKMGFTVEKSVADGEVNWSNLPEWKTKPKKLRAHYEVLARVERGQAIPERIALVQPFHAEEAMSESMLTGNVSRSKMEAVNPPPIYFSL, from the exons atGGCCGCCGCTCGAGCCCGATGGCGATTCCTCGCGCTGCCCCTGGCGCTGCTCCTCGCGATCGGCTCGTCGCGCGGCCTCGacccggcgcccaagccccccgtCCCCAAGGCCATCTCC GACCTGAGGGACGCGATCGTGAAGGGGCTGGGGCTCCAGTCGGAGGAGCTCAAGGTGTCCGGGTTCGACGTCAGGGACGCGCTGGTGGGGCAGGCGGTGGCGTACGAGTTCGACATGGAGGTCGGGAGGAAGGCCGTGCCCGTGCGTCTGCTCGAGGACGTCAGCCGGTGGGACTTCGTCGACCTGCCCATCTTCCGCTCCCAGGCCGACGCCGACGACACGGCGCTCGCCGAGATAGGACGTCGCGGCGCCAGAGGGAGCTTCGAGCCGACGCTGCCGCCCTTCCAGCTCGCCGGGCCCATGGAGCTCTGGATCCAGGACGGGGACGATGTCAGGCTCGCCTTGCCG CATGACGTGGAGGCTGGAACTCTGAAGAAAGTTGTTCTTGCTGATGGTGCAGTCGTAACAGTGAAAGGTGCTAGGGCAGTGAGCCTCCGTTTGCCCCTTGAACTGCCACTTCCTCTCAACCGTACCACTTACAAGGGTCGCCTGTCAAGCTTGCTTTCCATCGCTCAAGCTCTACGTGGTGCAGCTCGGTCTAATCAGAAACCCCTGCTCTCCCTGCGAATTGAGGGTCCAACCTCCTTATCCTCAACTCCTTCCATGTCTCCCAATGACAAGCTGAAGCTCAAAAGGTTGGCCCCAGGTCAAGTGGAGCTCTCCTCGCGTGCAATCCCTGCTGCCACCGATGACGAGGATGAACCACATAACACTGGAATGTGGCCTCTCTTGTCATTGAATGCATCAGATGGCAGCCTGCAGGGGCTTGAGGATCTGTTGGCGTCAGTTCTCGCAAAGAAGGCGGGTGAGAAGGGCACGTTCAAGTTGTTGAATGCACGGGCGGCGGCACAAACATATGTCAAAATGGGCTTCACGGTAGAGAAGAGTGTAGCCGATGGGGAGGTAAACTGGTCTAATTTGCCCGAGTGGAAAACAAAGCCCAAGAAGCTGAGGGCGCATTATGAAGTTCTTGCCCGTGTGGAGCGTGGCCAGGCGATTCCCGAAAGGATTGCCCTGGTGCAGCCTTTCCATGCTGAGGAGGCCATGTCTGAGAGCATGCTCACCGGGAATGTCTCGAGATCAAAGATGGAGGCAGTCAATCCGCCACCTATTTATTTCAGTCTGTGA